A single region of the Bacillota bacterium genome encodes:
- the eno gene encoding phosphopyruvate hydratase — MTTIDEIVAREILDSRGNPTLEVEVVLAGGAVGRAAVPSGASTGKFEAVELRDDDPGRYLGRGVLKAVDNVHDIIAPELLHLDASDQAGIDRRLAELDGTENKGKLGANALLGVSLACAKAAAQAAGLPLYRYIGGTDARVMPVPLMNVLNGGKHADNNLDIQEFMIAPVGASSFREALRIGAEVYHHLKRVLKKRGLSTSVGDEGGFAPNLKANREALDLLVEAIGAAGYKPGEQVVLALDVAASELCENGRYHFRGEGTERDLERMVAYYSDLVDNYPIYSIEDPLDQEDWTGWKAMTEALGERVQLVGDDLFVTNTKRLERGIRERAANAILIKVNQIGTLTETLEAVQMAHRAGWRTVISHRSGETEDTTIADLAVAVNSGQIKTGAPCRTERVAKYNQLLRIEEEMEDSATFWGKAAFARSGAR; from the coding sequence GTGACGACCATTGACGAGATCGTGGCGCGGGAGATCCTGGATTCCCGGGGCAACCCCACCCTGGAGGTGGAGGTGGTGCTGGCGGGGGGCGCCGTCGGGCGGGCGGCCGTGCCGTCGGGCGCTTCCACCGGGAAGTTCGAGGCGGTGGAGTTGCGCGACGACGACCCCGGGCGGTACCTCGGCCGGGGGGTTCTCAAGGCGGTGGACAACGTTCACGACATCATCGCCCCGGAACTGTTGCACCTGGACGCCAGCGACCAGGCCGGCATCGACCGGCGGCTCGCCGAGCTGGACGGCACCGAGAACAAGGGCAAGCTCGGCGCCAACGCCCTTCTGGGGGTGTCGCTTGCGTGCGCGAAGGCGGCAGCGCAGGCTGCGGGTCTCCCCCTTTACCGGTACATCGGCGGCACCGACGCCCGGGTGATGCCGGTGCCGCTCATGAACGTGCTGAACGGCGGCAAGCACGCGGACAACAACCTGGACATCCAGGAGTTCATGATCGCGCCGGTGGGCGCTTCGTCGTTTCGGGAGGCGCTGCGCATCGGCGCCGAGGTCTACCACCACCTGAAGAGGGTGCTCAAAAAGCGGGGCCTGTCCACATCGGTGGGCGACGAGGGCGGCTTTGCGCCCAACCTGAAGGCGAACCGCGAGGCCCTCGACCTGCTGGTGGAGGCCATCGGCGCGGCGGGCTACAAGCCCGGCGAGCAAGTGGTGCTCGCACTGGACGTGGCGGCGTCCGAACTCTGCGAGAACGGCCGCTACCACTTCCGGGGCGAGGGCACCGAGCGCGACCTCGAACGCATGGTCGCGTACTACAGCGACCTGGTTGATAACTACCCCATCTACTCCATCGAAGACCCGCTCGACCAGGAGGACTGGACGGGCTGGAAGGCCATGACGGAGGCCCTGGGCGAACGGGTGCAGCTGGTGGGAGACGACCTGTTCGTCACCAACACGAAGCGCCTGGAACGCGGCATCCGCGAGCGGGCGGCCAACGCGATCCTGATCAAGGTCAACCAGATTGGAACCCTCACCGAGACGCTGGAGGCCGTCCAGATGGCGCACCGGGCAGGCTGGAGGACGGTCATCTCGCACCGCTCCGGCGAGACCGAGGACACCACCATCGCCGACCTGGCGGTGGCCGTCAATTCCGGGCAGATCAAGACGGGTGCGCCGTGCCGCACCGAGCGGGTCGCCAAGTACAACCAACTGCTGCGCA